A region from the Thalassophryne amazonica chromosome 2, fThaAma1.1, whole genome shotgun sequence genome encodes:
- the atxn1l gene encoding ataxin-1-like: MKPAQERNQECLPPKKRDLPVSNSSGAGSAGGGVAAGGGGSCVGEDDVISIQSSTANTDTQGGAPSGEWVRAQPGLHYGVDSGDGVPAVPIDQYSMLYKVALPPVTYSPTSLHPVLSHISPAYTVHSPLLQHPGISYPPLGYAQIPHSSLQFVTSPYAAVPYAIPTGFVPGSLITASGSIPQPHTVPHLVPYPSVIPESVVSPPPQVEVAAHTFAKVVPSSSVPLMLSTDQATQQHIGTVGVLPATELSSRGMPVFYHPQGNRAATGTRDAHSAQQDNEPEVNGGGKEQGARDVLPESLYTARNAHLQQVTSSPAAQENSKDKGLQSHRLDERSSPGQRSTPDSDMEVQQVVGCLASSVQGSCGSRKEVSFAPLNLSQGTQRARDVHGETPGVISGPNVYTTQPVGYNDPRVASGQPAHAVMLANGQPVFIPLEYQPQNQSQPPQQHYSVQANNASASHASTPLASPIPNFKTADPPTRVCLPDRVVGELNPAQQQQLPSQSFVQPTADLTQVLSSSLTPASAPCSPSHFMKGAIIQLATGELKRVEDLQTQDFVRSAEVSGGLKIDSSMVVDIHASQQRPGLMSLHFTVGEQQSKVTIDVPPEHPFFVFGQGWSSCSPERTAQLYGLACYHLQVGDVCVSITLQQQLQPQQQKQPQHHTQQQQTLSRTLSKASATSGPGHQLMGPPAPQQPRLQPHFRLDRIHRERQREGEKDLVGKEDATHLAVTALTESPARPSRTSAEHPRNQNSYQLHTDGSAFVRMGAMQHVVSSSQRRWSSPALQRYTTKGDEGSRPQISTSGPARPTFIPQEVKLSIEGRSNAGK, from the exons ATGAAACCAGCTCAGGAGCGTAACCAGGAGTGCCTGCCTCCTAAGAAGAGAGACCTCCCAGTTAGTAACAGTAGTGGAGCTGGAAGTGCCGGGGGAGGAGTGGCTGCCGGAGGAGGTGGTAGTTGTGTTGGAGAAGATGACGTCATTTCCATTCAGAGCTCTACAGCCAACACTGACACTCAGGGAGGCGCTCCATCAGGAGAGTGGGTGCGAGCTCAGCCTGGGCTGCATTATGGAGTGGACAGCGGCGATGGTGTGCCTGCAGTGCCCATTGACCAGTACAGTATGCTCTATAAAGTAGCTCTACCACCTGTAACCTATTCACCAACCAGTCTGCATCCTGTGCTTAGCCACATCTCTCCAGCCTACACTGTCCACTCTCCCCTTTTGCAGCATCCAGGAATTTCTTATCCGCCTCTGGGTTATGCCCAGATTCCTCATTCCTCTCTGCAGTTTGTAACCTCCCCCTATGCAGCAGTACCTTACGCTATACCTACAGGCTTTGTCCCTGGTTCGTTAATTACTGCCTCAGGCTCCATTCCTCAGCCCCACACCGTGCCCCACCTTGTTCCTTACCCATCTGTCATCCCGGAGAGTGTTGTTTCGCCTCCTCCGCAGGTCGAAGTAGCTGCTCATACCTTTGCCAAAGTTGTGCCATCTAGCAGTGTCCCGCTGATGCTGTCCACAGATCAAGCTACTCAGCAGCACATTGGCACAGTAGGAGTTCTGCCTGCAACAGAGCTCAGCTCTCGTGGAATGCCAGTCTTCTACCACCCTCAGGGCAACAGAGCTGCCACTGGAACCAGGGATGCCCATTCTGCCCAACAGGATAATGAACCAGAGGTGAATGGAGGGGGTAAGGAGCAGGGAGCTCGAGATGTGCTGCCAGAATCATTGTACACTGCCAGAAATGCACATCTGCAGCAGGTCACGTCCAGCCCTGCTGCACAGGAGAACAGTAAAGACAAAGGCCTGCAGAGTCATAGACTGGATGAAAGGAGCTCTCCTGGTCAGCGGAGCACTCCAGATAGCGATATGGAG GTGCAGCAAGTGGTCGGTTGTTTGGCCTCCTCTGTTCAGGGTAGTTGTGGCAGCAGGAAGGAAGTCTCCTTTGCTCCCCTGAACCTGTCTCAGGGCACCCAGAGAGCCAGAGATGTCCATGGTGAGACCCCAGGGGTAATTTCTGGTCCAAATGTATATACAACCCAGCCTGTGGGTTACAACGACCCCAGAGTGGCCAGTGGCCAGCCAGCTCATGCAGTCATGCTAGCCAACGGGCAACCAGTCTTTATCCCCTTGGAATACCAACCTCAGAATCAGTCTCAACCACCACAGCAACACTACTCAGTCCAGGCTAATAATGCCTCAGCCAGCCATGCCTCTACCCCCTTAGCCTCCCCTATCCCCAACTTTAAAACCGCTGATCCTCCTACCCGTGTGTGCCTCCCTGACAGGGTTGTGGGGGAGTTGAACCCAGCTCAGCAGCAACAGCTCCCTTCACAGTCTTTTGTCCAGCCTACAGCAGATCTGACTCAGGTCTTGTCTTCAAGCCTCACTCCCGCCTCAGCTCCCTGCAGCCCCTCGCACTTCATGAAGGGAGCGATTATCCAGCTGGCTACTGGGGAGCTGAAACGTGTGGAGGACCTGCAGACTCAGGACTTTGTGCGGAGTGCCGAGGTGAGCGGCGGACTTAAGATTGACTCCAGCATGGTGGTGGACATACATGCCAGCCAGCAGAGACCTGGTCTCATGTCACTTCACTTTACTGTGGGAGAACAACAGAGCAAGGTGACCATTGATGTGCCCCCGGAGCACCCCTTTTTTGTGTTTGGCCAGGGCTGGTCGTCTTGCAGCCCCGAGCGCACAGCTCAGCTCTACGGCTTAGCCTGCTATCATCTGCAAGTGGGAGACGTGTGCGTGTCCATCACCCTGCAGCAGCAGCTTCAGCCGCAGCAGCAGAAACAACCACAGCACCATACTCAACAACAACAGACTCTTTCCAGGACTTTAAGCAAAGCCAGTGCCACATCAGGACCTGGTCACCAGCTCATGGGGCCACCTGCTCCTCAGCAGCCCCGGCTTCAGCCTCATTTTAGGCTAGATCGCATTCACAGAGAAAGACAGAGGGAAGGAGAGAAGGATCTTGTTGGTAAGGAAGATGCCACACATTTGGCAGTTACTGCGCTTACAGAATCTCCCGCCAGACCAAGTCGGACCTCAGCAGAGCATCCTAGAAATCAGAATAGTTACCAGTTGCACACAGACGGCTCCGCTTTTGTCAGAATGGGAGCAATGCAGCATGTGGTCTCCTCGTCTCAGAGGCGTTGGTCCTCACCTGCTCTCCAAAGATACACCACAAAGGGAGACGAAGGCTCACGCCCTCAGATCAGCACCTCTGGCCCTGCACGGCCTACATTCATCCCCCAGGAGGTCAAACTCTCCATTGAGGGGCGCTCTAATGCAGGGAAGTAG